A region from the Lolium perenne isolate Kyuss_39 chromosome 4, Kyuss_2.0, whole genome shotgun sequence genome encodes:
- the LOC127295301 gene encoding uncharacterized protein, translating to MPPPPENHPLPPPRPRPRPKPPKPKPPKPRPAAVRDQTHGVAVPLPPDPIACALHCSQACAFHSLCAPPPPPSRTTTLHLQSSRSRLPTPLIALSASVLAVSVLLLLVLLVCRVVRWRRRRQTATAQQQDTPLNHHNAIDEEGGPVPLAPAPADEEGSDDGDGMHHVWYIKTVGLDERAIAAITALVYDADKCRGVGADGGCAVCLAEFRDGETLRLLPRCAHAFHRACIDIWLRAHVNCPLCRAPVKVASGNAAALAVNLGVAAGAEEEAGRDGDDPSTEDRALRRAASMLALPRRAWPDVDSLRAPASNSARQGEVGLAKITRVLKLSEALEMAGIGERRSASFSAAASLRLPGRSPQPAADDNTR from the coding sequence ATGCCTCCGCCGCCGGAGAACCATCCCCTGCCGCCGCCTCGCCCACGGCCAAGGCCAAagcctcccaagcccaagccacccaAACCCAGGCCGGCGGCGGTGCGCGACCAGACCCATGGCGTCGCCGTCCCGCTGCCTCCCGACCCCATCGCCTGCGCCCTCCACTGCTCCCAGGCCTGCGCCTTCCACAGCCtctgcgcgccgccgccgccgccctcgcgcACCACCACCCTTCACCTCCAGTCCTCCCGCTCCCGCCTCCCCACACCGCTCATCGCGCTCTCCGCCTCCGTCCTCGCCGTCTCCGTCCTCCTACTCCTCGTCCTGCTCGTCTGCCGCGTCGTGCGGTGGCGCCGGCGGCGCCAGACCGCCACGGCACAGCAGCAGGATACGCCGCTGAACCACCACAACGCCATCGACGAGGAGGGCGGTCCCGTACCCCTGGCCCCGGCGCCGGCTGATGAGGAGGGCTCGGACGACGGCGACGGGATGCACCACGTGTGGTACATAAAGACCGTGGGGCTCGACGAGCGCGCCATCGCGGCCATCACCGCGCTGGTCTACGACGCCGACAAGTGCCGCGGCGTCGGAGCCGACGGCGGCTGCGCGGTCTGCCTCGCCGAGTTCCGCGACGGGGAGACGCTGCGCCTGCTGCCGCGCTGCGCGCACGCCTTCCACCGCGCCTGCATCGACATATGGCTCCGCGCCCACGTCAACTGCCCGCTCTGCCGCGCCCCCGTCAAGGTCGCCTCCGGCAACGCCGCCGCGCTCGCGGTAAACCTTGGCGTGGCTGCTGGcgccgaggaggaggccggccgcgATGGCGACGACCCGTCCACGGAGGACCGCGCTCTCAGGCGCGCCGCGTCCATGCTGGCGCTGCCCAGGCGTGCGTGGCCGGACGTCGACTCCCTACGAGCGCCCGCGTCCAACAGCGCGCGCCAGGGGGAGGTGGGCCTAGCCAAGATCACTCGGGTGCTCAAGCTCTCGGAAGCGTTGGAGATGGCCGGGATCGGGGAACGCAGGTCGGCGTCCTTCAGCGCGGCGGCCTCACTACGTTTGCCAGGGCGCTCACCCCAGCCGGCCGCCGACGACAACACACGGTGA